CCGTTTACCTGAAGGAGCTCCCCCCGTTTTTTGTGAAGGTCCCCCTTTAGGGATTGGGGGACGTTCCCGGAATAGTTTTGAACCAGGTAACTGGTATAGTTTTTCAGCCTTTTCGCCTTTACCCTGAAATATCCCGCGGGGCGGATGAGGGAGGAGAGGGATTCCTCCGAGAAGGAGTCTAATCTCATGGGATCGAGTAGGTTTTTCCCTTTGAGGTTTTTGAGGGCCGACTCCACGTTTTTCCAGTTTGTGTTCTGGGTGAGGATTGCCCCGGCGGCAATCTCGAAGGGGGCCGTCAACGATTCCGGGTTTTCCACTGGCCACCATCCCTGCGGCCCGAAGTGTTCCAACAGGCGGTTGAAAATATTCATCAGGATTTTTTCAGAGTCGCCCATCTCGCTTGCCTGAAATATTATCTTAAATAAGAAAGGGGGCCTCATATTAAATATTCCGGCCCCTGTTTATATAGACTCCGTTTTTTACTATTTCATTTGGAAGATGATTCAACTGTCGAACTTCCGGCCCCGTCGG
The nucleotide sequence above comes from Candidatus Zymogenus saltonus. Encoded proteins:
- a CDS encoding endonuclease III domain-containing protein, which encodes MGDSEKILMNIFNRLLEHFGPQGWWPVENPESLTAPFEIAAGAILTQNTNWKNVESALKNLKGKNLLDPMRLDSFSEESLSSLIRPAGYFRVKAKRLKNYTSYLVQNYSGNVPQSLKGDLHKKRGELLQVNGIGPETADSILLYAGGRPIFVIDAYTKRVLVRHRIAVDEMKYDEYQSIFHDALLRNGDNRVVELFNEFHALFVACGKHYCRPKNPRCSECPLEKT